A window from Arcobacter sp. CECT 8983 encodes these proteins:
- a CDS encoding DUF2059 domain-containing protein yields MKKSIFFFFCLLISFVSADELKNNKIKELLKTTNTIDISKQYADQIIVQYKKMFPTVPNEMWDEFAKEITNKDFEALLIKLYDHNYTEKEIDALLTFYSSEEGQSIIKKMPIVLSKSMQIGAMWGKLTAKKIYDKIIAKGYKPVEI; encoded by the coding sequence ATGAAAAAAAGTATTTTCTTTTTCTTCTGTTTACTTATCTCTTTTGTTAGTGCAGATGAACTTAAAAATAATAAAATAAAAGAGCTTCTAAAAACTACTAATACTATTGATATTAGCAAACAGTATGCTGATCAAATTATAGTCCAGTATAAAAAGATGTTTCCTACTGTTCCAAACGAAATGTGGGATGAATTTGCAAAAGAGATTACAAATAAAGATTTTGAAGCACTTTTAATTAAACTTTATGATCATAATTATACTGAAAAAGAAATAGATGCTTTACTTACTTTTTATTCGAGTGAAGAAGGGCAAAGCATTATTAAAAAAATGCCTATTGTATTGAGTAAAAGTATGCAAATAGGTGCGATGTGGGGAAAACTTACTGCAAAAAAAATCTATGATAAGATAATTGCAAAGGGCTATAAGCCAGTAGAAATATAA
- the purH gene encoding bifunctional phosphoribosylaminoimidazolecarboxamide formyltransferase/IMP cyclohydrolase codes for MRALISVSDKSGVENFAKELVELGYEIISTGGTYKKLQEAGIAVIEANEVTKFPECFEGRVKTLNPYIHGGILHRRDKQSHLDQAKELGVEGIDLVCVNLYPFKATIEKTDDFEEIIENIDIGGPAMVRSAAKNFDSVIIVTNVADYDTVLNNLKNDTNTVEFRRDMMIKAYEHTAAYDSMIANYMNKRFNGGMGEKQFIVGEKVFDTRYGENPHQKGALYEFDKHLSEKFIPVKGEASFNNMGDISGAAKIAANFGDDNAVCIVKHGNPCGFAIKDTLLESYTEALKCDPVSAFGGVVAVNGVVDGELAAKMNEIFLEVVFAADFTDEAIEEFNKKKRLKLFKQGTQKLDLANDDFNFKIVDGGFVYQDSDVVGVDEVKNAELKTERTATEQEKKDMEIAVKVAAGTKSNCVVYVKDSAVVAIGMGMTSRVDAAKAALRKAEDMGIDVSGSVLASEAFFPFRDSIDAAAEAGVKCVIEPGGSVRDDEVIEAANEHGMALYFTGVRHFLH; via the coding sequence TTGAGAGCATTAATTAGTGTAAGTGATAAGAGTGGTGTTGAAAATTTTGCAAAAGAGCTTGTAGAATTAGGTTATGAAATCATCTCAACTGGTGGTACATATAAAAAACTTCAAGAAGCAGGAATTGCAGTAATTGAAGCAAATGAAGTTACAAAATTTCCTGAGTGCTTTGAAGGAAGAGTAAAAACTTTAAACCCATATATTCATGGTGGTATTTTACATAGACGTGATAAGCAATCTCACCTTGATCAAGCAAAAGAATTAGGTGTAGAAGGTATCGATTTAGTATGTGTAAACCTATATCCTTTTAAAGCTACTATTGAAAAAACTGATGACTTTGAAGAAATCATTGAAAATATTGATATTGGTGGACCTGCGATGGTTAGATCTGCTGCTAAGAACTTTGATTCAGTAATTATTGTAACTAATGTTGCTGATTATGATACTGTATTAAATAATCTTAAAAACGATACAAATACGGTAGAGTTTAGAAGAGATATGATGATTAAAGCATATGAGCACACAGCTGCATATGACTCAATGATTGCAAATTATATGAACAAAAGATTCAATGGTGGAATGGGTGAGAAACAATTCATCGTTGGTGAGAAAGTATTTGATACAAGATATGGAGAAAATCCACACCAAAAAGGTGCATTATATGAGTTTGATAAACACTTATCTGAAAAATTCATTCCAGTAAAAGGTGAAGCATCTTTCAATAACATGGGTGATATTAGTGGAGCTGCAAAGATTGCTGCTAATTTTGGTGATGATAATGCTGTATGTATCGTAAAACATGGTAACCCTTGTGGTTTTGCTATTAAAGACACATTATTAGAGTCTTATACAGAAGCACTTAAATGTGACCCTGTGTCTGCATTTGGTGGAGTTGTAGCAGTTAACGGTGTAGTTGATGGTGAACTAGCAGCTAAAATGAACGAAATCTTCTTAGAAGTTGTATTTGCAGCAGATTTTACTGATGAAGCAATTGAAGAGTTTAACAAGAAGAAAAGACTTAAACTATTCAAACAAGGTACACAAAAATTAGACCTTGCAAATGATGATTTCAACTTCAAAATTGTTGATGGTGGATTTGTTTACCAAGACTCTGATGTAGTAGGTGTTGATGAAGTTAAAAATGCTGAGTTAAAAACTGAAAGAACTGCAACAGAACAAGAGAAAAAAGATATGGAAATTGCTGTTAAAGTAGCAGCAGGAACTAAATCTAACTGTGTTGTTTATGTAAAAGATTCTGCAGTAGTTGCAATTGGTATGGGTATGACTTCAAGAGTTGATGCAGCTAAAGCAGCACTTAGAAAAGCAGAAGACATGGGAATTGATGTTAGTGGTTCAGTTCTTGCTTCTGAAGCATTCTTCCCATTTAGAGACTCAATTGACGCAGCTGCTGAAGCTGGTGTTAAATGTGTGATTGAGCCAGGTGGTTCAGTTAGAGATGATGAAGTTATTGAAGCTGCAAATGAGCACGGAATGGCTTTATACTTTACAGGTGTTAGACACTTCTTACACTAA
- the amt gene encoding ammonium transporter, which produces MSSLDLLWILLSAFLVFLMQFGFSLIETGTVRTKNTINVAMKNLIDTVFGIMFFWLLGFGFMFGSSSFGLFGTSSFLIDGTNLEQNAIFFFQSMFAATAITIVSGAVAERIKFNAYIIVAIFVAAFIYPIFGHWAWNENGWLAKLGFVDFAGSTVVHSVGAWIGLAGTLVLGPRLGKFRKGKIKYFAPSNHNFIVFGVFILFLAWFGFNAGSLLKFDLKITLILLNTLISAIFGGFAAWLLTFVNKEKTKVEMFSFGIIAGLVGITAGCHLFTIYEAAVVGFISTLIMHVSNDFITKKLKIDDPLSVIGIHGFAGAWGTIALALFTASPKGLSFVEFFIVQSLGVIVAFIFSFTLGIILFLILYKYKFLRVKKRNEVIGLNTSEHNAKLPWVETIESIVSIMKTGNLNKKIYEERDTEVGIVAKFFNYLLNMLKERNENLKKSNRSLHKKAYFDSLTKVLNRRGFLEKMKRKPYGDNYSVIIADIDKFKTINDTYGHDIGDIILSEFAEVIGNKIRLDDIFARWGGEEFILIINTSSLNAVQNIAEKIRLDIEKTKFTKVGKVTASFGVSSFKASNNSFDDVFKNADDALYQAKKLGRNRVYCY; this is translated from the coding sequence ATGAGTAGTTTAGATTTATTGTGGATATTATTAAGTGCTTTTTTAGTTTTTTTAATGCAATTTGGTTTTTCTTTAATTGAAACAGGAACAGTTAGAACAAAAAACACTATAAATGTAGCAATGAAAAACCTAATAGATACAGTCTTCGGGATTATGTTCTTTTGGCTATTAGGTTTTGGATTTATGTTTGGAAGCAGCTCTTTTGGCTTATTTGGAACTTCAAGTTTTTTAATAGATGGAACAAACTTAGAACAAAATGCAATTTTCTTTTTTCAATCAATGTTTGCAGCAACGGCAATTACTATAGTTTCAGGTGCAGTTGCAGAAAGAATAAAATTCAATGCCTACATTATAGTTGCAATTTTTGTTGCAGCTTTTATTTATCCAATATTTGGACATTGGGCTTGGAATGAAAATGGTTGGTTAGCTAAATTAGGTTTCGTAGATTTTGCAGGCTCAACAGTAGTACACTCAGTTGGAGCTTGGATAGGTTTAGCTGGAACTTTAGTATTAGGACCAAGACTTGGAAAATTTAGAAAAGGGAAAATTAAATATTTTGCTCCATCAAATCACAACTTTATTGTATTTGGTGTTTTTATACTTTTTCTTGCATGGTTTGGTTTTAATGCAGGAAGTCTTTTAAAGTTTGATTTAAAGATTACATTAATACTTCTAAATACTCTTATTTCTGCCATATTTGGTGGCTTTGCAGCTTGGCTTTTAACCTTTGTAAATAAAGAAAAAACCAAAGTAGAAATGTTTAGTTTTGGTATTATTGCAGGACTGGTAGGAATTACTGCTGGATGTCATTTATTTACTATTTATGAAGCAGCTGTTGTGGGATTTATTTCAACTTTAATTATGCATGTATCTAATGATTTTATAACAAAAAAACTAAAAATAGATGATCCTTTAAGTGTCATTGGTATTCATGGTTTTGCTGGCGCTTGGGGAACTATAGCACTTGCTTTATTTACTGCTTCACCAAAAGGTTTATCTTTTGTAGAGTTTTTTATAGTTCAATCTTTAGGTGTGATTGTTGCTTTTATTTTTTCATTTACCCTAGGTATTATTTTATTTTTAATTCTTTATAAATACAAATTTTTAAGAGTTAAAAAAAGAAATGAAGTTATTGGTTTAAATACTAGTGAACATAATGCAAAGCTTCCTTGGGTAGAAACTATTGAAAGTATTGTTAGTATTATGAAAACAGGGAATCTTAACAAAAAAATATATGAAGAAAGAGATACAGAAGTAGGAATTGTTGCAAAATTTTTTAATTATCTTTTAAATATGTTAAAAGAAAGAAATGAAAACTTAAAAAAATCAAATCGCTCACTTCATAAAAAAGCTTATTTTGATTCTTTAACAAAGGTTCTAAACCGTAGAGGTTTTTTAGAAAAGATGAAACGCAAACCTTATGGAGATAATTACTCTGTTATTATTGCTGATATAGATAAGTTTAAAACAATAAATGACACCTATGGGCATGATATTGGAGATATTATTTTAAGTGAATTTGCAGAAGTAATTGGTAATAAAATTAGACTTGATGATATCTTTGCAAGATGGGGTGGAGAAGAGTTTATATTAATTATAAATACATCAAGTTTAAATGCAGTACAAAATATTGCGGAAAAAATAAGACTTGACATTGAAAAAACAAAATTTACTAAAGTAGGAAAAGTTACAGCTTCATTTGGAGTGAGTAGCTTTAAAGCTTCAAATAACTCTTTTGATGATGTATTTAAAAATGCAGATGATGCACTATATCAAGCTAAAAAATTAGGGAGAAATAGGGTTTATTGCTATTAA
- a CDS encoding DUF2249 domain-containing protein: MEKIEVIGASVDFFKSIENGLTTYHFDTSKCAPPEPMVNAMAGLQLLDENSQLVMINHKSPAGLFPRIEQDFTFDVEELDNGFAKVVFRKKIDSKNTTNFTQNSCSGSGCNH, encoded by the coding sequence ATGGAAAAAATAGAAGTAATAGGAGCTAGTGTAGATTTTTTTAAATCTATTGAAAATGGATTAACAACTTATCACTTTGATACAAGTAAATGTGCCCCTCCAGAGCCTATGGTAAATGCAATGGCAGGATTACAATTACTAGATGAAAATAGTCAATTAGTTATGATAAACCACAAATCTCCTGCAGGACTTTTCCCAAGAATTGAACAAGATTTCACTTTTGATGTTGAAGAATTAGACAATGGTTTTGCAAAAGTTGTTTTTAGAAAAAAAATAGATTCTAAGAATACAACTAATTTTACTCAAAATAGTTGTAGTGGTTCAGGGTGTAATCACTAA
- a CDS encoding metal-sulfur cluster assembly factor, whose amino-acid sequence MYSKEEIFEAISTVIDPEVGFNLVEMGLIYDAKCNEKMEVLVTMTLSTKACPLHQLIVQWVEEAVLRELPKVELVSVELVWEPVWNISMAQDHVKQRLGGF is encoded by the coding sequence ATGTATTCTAAAGAAGAAATTTTTGAAGCTATTTCAACTGTTATTGACCCTGAAGTTGGATTTAATCTTGTGGAAATGGGACTTATTTATGATGCAAAATGTAATGAGAAAATGGAAGTTCTTGTAACTATGACACTTAGTACAAAAGCTTGTCCTTTACATCAATTAATTGTTCAATGGGTAGAAGAAGCTGTTTTAAGAGAACTTCCTAAGGTTGAGCTTGTAAGTGTTGAGCTTGTTTGGGAGCCTGTATGGAACATATCAATGGCACAAGATCATGTAAAACAGAGGTTAGGTGGTTTCTAA
- a CDS encoding DUF302 domain-containing protein has protein sequence MEQYIKDSSKSVQEVVDTICEKASNYKFGVLHIHNVKETLNSKGVEFDDECQILDVCNPGVAKDFLTANRNLAAIMPCKISVYSKEGQTTVVMNPVEDLVRPIEETVLPIAKTTQETLYKLIDEAI, from the coding sequence ATGGAACAATATATTAAAGATTCTTCAAAAAGCGTTCAAGAGGTAGTAGATACAATTTGTGAAAAAGCATCAAACTATAAGTTTGGTGTTTTACATATTCATAACGTAAAAGAGACTCTTAACTCAAAGGGTGTAGAGTTTGATGATGAGTGTCAAATTCTTGATGTATGTAATCCTGGTGTTGCAAAAGATTTTTTAACTGCAAATAGAAACTTAGCAGCAATAATGCCTTGTAAAATATCTGTTTATAGTAAAGAGGGACAAACTACTGTAGTTATGAATCCTGTTGAAGATTTAGTTAGACCAATAGAAGAAACAGTTTTACCTATAGCAAAAACAACACAAGAAACTTTATATAAATTAATAGATGAAGCTATCTAA